The following are encoded in a window of Cyprinus carpio isolate SPL01 chromosome A13, ASM1834038v1, whole genome shotgun sequence genomic DNA:
- the LOC109104078 gene encoding neurofilament light polypeptide-like — protein MSFDPFISSSLSRRWEDSPSSRTTYRLSRGPLSSSRWPTRLEPLQRWEKSDLSQASIVNAELLELRAQEREQLVGLNNRFASYIEKVRHLEQQNRVLLLQLEALRRRQSQPSRVQQLYLQEVRGLREQLHQEAQNKAQMEAQREKLREAHAQLNERWEEEARRRSQAEAEVQRLREEAGQAALCSCDAEASVVSLAQELAFLKQVFAEEQEGLRVQLQVASLSVKLDTSRPDLSAALREIRVQYESLAGRNMQTAEAWFRGKVASVMELSDKQEEAVRLVREETAEYRRLLQSRSAEVEALRNVIDSLNAQLGELEETQNTDVTKYQERISDLERGIADAKEEMSRYLREYQDLLNVKMALDVEIAAYRKLLEGEEIRLTYSTLPALA, from the exons ATGAGCTTTGACCCATTCATCTCCTCCTCCCTCTCCCGGCGATGGGAAGATTCCCCCTCCAGCAGAACTACCTACCGGCTCTCCCGGGGGCCCCTGTCATCCTCCAGGTGGCCGACGCGTTTGGAGCCGCTGCAGCGCTGGGAGAAGAGTGACCTGAGTCAGGCGAGCATAGTGAACGCAGAGCTGCTGGAGCTGAGGGCCCAAGAACGAGAGCAGCTGGTGGGTCTGAACAACCGCTTTGCATCCTACATCGAGAAGGTGCGACACCTTGAGCAACAAAACCGGGTGCTGCTCCTACAACTGGAGGCCCTGCGGCGCAGGCAGAGTCAGCCGTCCCGTGTGCAGCAGCTCTACCTGCAGGAGGTACGGGGCCTCAGGGAGCAGCTGCATCAAGAGGCCCAGAATAAAGCACAGATGGAGGCGCAGAGGGAGAAATTGCGGGAGGCACACGCACAGCTGAACGAGCGCTGGGAGGAAGAGGCGCGGCGGCGTAGCCAAGCAGAGGCAGAGGTGCAGAGGTTGCGGGAGGAGGCAGGTCAGGCCGCTTTGTGCAGCTGTGATGCCGAGGCCAGCGTAGTCTCCCTGGCGCAGGAGTTGGCCTTCTTGAAGCAAGTGTTTGCGGAGGAGCAGGAGGGGCTGAGGGTCCAGCTACAGGTTGCCAGCCTCAGTGTGAAGCTGGACACAAGTAGACCAGACCTGTCTGCCGCTCTGAGAGAGATCCGAGTGCAGTATGAGAGCCTGGCTGGGCGCAACATGCAGACCGCCGAAGCCTGGTTCCGGGGGAAGGTGGCAAGCGTAATGGAGCTGTCAGATAAGCAGGAGGAGGCTGTGCGCTTGGTACGTGAGGAGACCGCTGAGTATCGACGGCTGCTGCAGTCCCGTTCAGCTGAGGTTGAGGCACTGAGGAATGTTATCGATTCACTGAATGCACAACTAGGAGAGCTAGAGGAGACACAGAACACTGATGTCACCAAGTACCAG GAGAGGATAAGTGACCTAGAGAGGGGCATTGCCGATGCGAAAGAGGAAATGTCACGCTATTTGCGGGAGTATCAAGATCTGCTTAACGTGAAGATGGCTTTGGATGTTGAGATTGCAGCTTACAG GAAACTCCTGGAGGGAGAAGAAATTCGATTGACATATTCCACCCTACCAGCCCTTGCCTAA
- the LOC109104079 gene encoding 28S ribosomal protein S26, mitochondrial-like: protein MLRALSRSPAPVVRLLSPRTAVWVETVRGRKSRTDPKAKSKLGRIKTPPPVDPVEMVVLKERYTEYNLILRALRLEFKEQMLRKKYEEEVGSVAEERTKREEEEHRSLMALNDAENLRMHKIREQRMQKEAEAEELKKREADILRQQELENYIKEKERQILQLQEEAKDFITLDNLDQRIEEALDNPKNYNFAIDKEGRVVKRTAFQR from the exons ATGTTGCGGGCTTTATCAAGGAGTCCTGCTCCTGTAGTCCGTCTTCTCTCTCCTCGTACTGCTGTTTGGGTCGAGACTGTCAGGGGGAGAAAATCTCGCACAGACCCCAAAGCCAAGTCAAAATTGGGACGGATCAAGACCCCCCCTCCCGTGGATCCAGTAGAAATGGTGGTACTGAAGGAGCGCTACACGGAGTACAATCTGATTTTAAGAGCCCTGCG ACTTGAGTTCAAGGAGCAGATGTTGAGGAAGAAATACGAAGAGGAGGTTGGTTCTGTGGCAGAGGAGAGAACTAAAAGAGAGGAAGAAGAGCACCGGTCACTGATGGCcttgaatgatgctgaaaacctCAGAATGCATAAGATACG AGAGCAACGCATGCAGAAAGAGGCTGAGGCCGAGGAACTGAAGAAGAGAGAAGCAGACATCTTACGCCAGCAAGAGCTGGAGAACtacattaaagaaaaagaaaggcagATTCTTCAGCTACAG GAAGAGGCGAAGGACTTCATCACACTGGACAATCTAGATCAGCGTATTGAAGAGGCTCTTGACAACCCGAAAAACTACAATTTCGCCATTGATAAAGAAGGACGTGTTGTCAAACGAACTGCATTTCAGCGATAA